The Nitrospira lenta region GCGGTGCGGTTGTCTTTCTGGCCGACGGGTGGTCCTACGAGATCGATGCCATAACGCGGCGCGGCGATATCCTCACTGTGGCATTGGGGACAGCGACTGGGCCTGGTGAGCCGCCGTCGGTCGCGAAACACGAACTCACAATCCTGACAGCGGGATGGTTCCAGGATGAAGCAGCGGGTTTTGTCATGGGCGATGGATTTCACGACGTGTTCGAGGTGATCCTCGACGTGCCGTTCGGGAATGCCGAGCATCTGAGCCAACTGGTGCGTGGCTAGGCGCGTGCCGATCAGCAAGTCGATCATGCGTTGGCGCGGGGTGCGTTCAGGAGGA contains the following coding sequences:
- a CDS encoding transcriptional regulator, with translation MLPPERTPRQRMIDLLIGTRLATHQLAQMLGIPERHVEDHLEHVVKSIAHDKTRCFILEPSRCQDCEFVFRDRRRLTRPSRCPQCHSEDIAAPRYGIDLVGPPVGQKDNRTATE